In Anas acuta chromosome 6, bAnaAcu1.1, whole genome shotgun sequence, the following are encoded in one genomic region:
- the TSSK6 gene encoding testis-specific serine/threonine-protein kinase 6 has product MPKTDAGERLLCELGYKLGQTLGEGSFSKVKEVTSSKYKVPLAVKVVDRRRAPPAFVYKFLPRELSILRRIRHPNIVRIFELIEVCNGKLYIVMEAAATDLLELVQRRGKLPCVPEARDIFAQVVGAVRYLHDRNLVHRDLKCENVLLAADGRRAKLTDFGFSKEAGTFPELSTTFCGSAAYASPEVLLGIPYDPKKYDVWSLGVMLFAMVTGYMPFNDARIRSMPQQQKQGVLYPEGQPPLPEPCRALIAQLLRFSPDARPSVGQVAKNSWLKGDI; this is encoded by the coding sequence ATGCCGAAAACCGACGCGGGCGAGAGGCTGCTCTGCGAGCTGGGCTACAAGCTGGGCCAGACCCTGGGCGAGGGCAGCTTCTCCAAGGTGAAAGAGGTCACCTCCAGCAAGTACAAGGTCCCCTTGGCCGTCAAGGTGGTGGACCGGCGCCGAGCCCCCCCGGCCTTCGTCTACAAGTTTCTGCCGCGGGAGCTCTCCATCCTGCGCAGGATCCGGCACCCCAACATCGTGCGCATCTTCGAGCTGATCGAGGTGTGCAACGGCAAGCTCTACATCGTGATGGAGGCGGCGGCCACCGacctgctggagctggtgcaGCGGCGGGGGAAGCTGCCCTGCGTCCCCGAGGCCCGCGACATCTTCGCCCAGGTGGTGGGGGCCGTGCGCTACCTGCACGACCGCAACCTGGTGCACCGGGACCTCAAGTGCGAGAACGTGCTGCTGGCCGCCGACGGCCGCCGGGCCAAGCTGACCGATTTCGGGTTCAGCAAGGAGGCCGGCACCTTCCCGGAGCTCAGCACCACCTTCTGCGGCTCGGCAGCCTACGCGTCCCCCGAGGTGCTGCTGGGCATCCCCTACGACCCCAAGAAGTACGACGTGTGGAGCCTGGGGGTGATGCTCTTCGCGATGGTGACCGGCTACATGCCCTTCAACGACGCACGCATCCGCAGCATGccccagcagcagaagcaggggGTGCTGTACCCGGAggggcagcccccgctgccGGAGCCCTGCCGAGCCCTCATCGCCCAGCTGCTGCGCTTCAGCCCGGATGCGCGGCCCAGCGTGGGGCAGGTGGCCAAGAACAGCTGGCTGAAGGGGGACATCTGA